The proteins below come from a single Longimicrobiales bacterium genomic window:
- the pyrE gene encoding orotate phosphoribosyltransferase, producing the protein MILGDERQTLRELLRARSLRTGEFVLASGASSSYYIDARLTTMSGSGQLLIGRRALAEIDERGWSPDAVGGLTLGADPVAYAIAHAAAAAGRTIDAFTVRKQAKEHGTGRLIEGNLREGSRVLVVEDVITSGESALRAVRAVEDAGARVIGVLSVVDREEGGRSRIEAAGHPVVALFTASELLG; encoded by the coding sequence GTGATCCTTGGTGACGAGAGACAGACCCTGCGCGAGCTGCTGCGGGCGCGCTCGCTGCGCACCGGTGAGTTCGTGCTCGCGAGCGGGGCGTCGTCCTCGTATTACATCGATGCGCGACTCACCACCATGTCGGGGTCCGGTCAGCTCCTCATCGGCCGGCGCGCTCTCGCCGAGATCGATGAGCGGGGCTGGTCCCCCGACGCGGTCGGCGGCCTCACACTCGGCGCAGATCCTGTTGCCTACGCGATCGCGCATGCGGCCGCTGCCGCCGGTCGCACGATCGATGCGTTCACGGTCCGCAAGCAGGCGAAGGAACACGGCACCGGCCGCCTCATCGAGGGCAACCTGCGCGAAGGCAGTCGCGTCCTGGTCGTGGAGGATGTGATCACGTCCGGTGAGAGCGCACTGCGTGCCGTTCGCGCCGTGGAGGACGCAGGCGCCCGTGTCATTGGTGTGCTGTCCGTGGTCGATCGCGAGGAGGGCGGGCGTTCACGGATCGAGGCGGCCGGACATCCGGTTGTCGCGCTGTTCACTGCGTCGGAGCTGCTCGGATAG
- a CDS encoding sulfite exporter TauE/SafE family protein, with translation MTALFLTYATALVLGSVHALEADHMAAVTSFAVRRPGVRESVRFGMRWAVGHGGAIVLIGSGLLLLGVHLPQDASHWLERLVGAVMVGLGIWTFRGARELHAHAHVHDGVVEHAHLHSHAVHDDHDHGHAVTAVGLLHGLAGSGSAIALIPLVGFDSPASGILYLVLFSVGTIGAMVLYGLLAGVVLGRAADGSVRFARLLARVTGVFTIIVGTVWLIG, from the coding sequence ATGACCGCCCTCTTTCTCACGTACGCGACAGCGCTCGTCCTGGGCTCCGTACACGCCCTCGAGGCCGACCACATGGCGGCCGTCACGTCGTTCGCCGTGCGTCGACCGGGCGTTCGCGAGTCGGTCCGCTTCGGCATGCGCTGGGCCGTCGGTCATGGCGGCGCGATCGTGCTGATCGGCAGTGGCCTGCTCCTGCTCGGTGTCCACCTGCCGCAGGACGCGAGTCACTGGCTCGAGCGCCTGGTCGGCGCGGTCATGGTCGGGCTCGGCATATGGACGTTCCGCGGCGCACGCGAGTTGCACGCTCACGCCCATGTCCATGACGGTGTCGTCGAGCATGCGCACCTGCATTCACACGCCGTGCATGATGATCACGATCACGGCCATGCCGTGACGGCAGTCGGCCTGTTGCATGGACTCGCGGGCTCCGGGTCCGCCATTGCACTGATCCCGCTGGTGGGTTTCGACTCGCCGGCGAGCGGTATTCTGTACCTGGTGCTGTTTTCCGTCGGCACGATCGGCGCGATGGTGCTGTACGGCCTGCTGGCGGGAGTCGTGCTCGGCCGGGCTGCCGATGGGTCGGTCCGCTTCGCGCGTCTGCTCGCCCGCGTCACAGGCGTGTTCACGATCATCGTCGGCACTGTTTGGCTGATCGGATGA
- a CDS encoding flavin reductase family protein, which yields MSAEQTDPTYRLLRHLTLPVAAITTSADGRSNGLIVNSAQRASLVPALPRISLYISKTNFSHDLIYGSGLLGVHLLRTDQWDVIRALGLQSGRDVDDKLADLDTRTGITGIPMLSNVLGAFECRVINAMDAGAATFFLADVVDVETGAPGEVMTSTHFRSHAPEDLLEDYESRLQYAQSLLEPLSAVRPAREWDGGNVAP from the coding sequence GTGAGCGCGGAGCAGACCGATCCGACGTACCGGCTGCTGCGTCACCTGACGCTGCCCGTCGCGGCGATCACGACGTCCGCCGACGGGCGCAGCAACGGCCTGATCGTGAACAGTGCACAGCGCGCATCGCTGGTTCCGGCACTGCCTCGTATCTCGCTGTACATATCGAAAACCAACTTCTCGCACGACCTCATTTACGGCAGCGGTCTGCTGGGCGTGCATCTGCTGCGCACGGATCAGTGGGATGTCATCAGGGCACTCGGCCTGCAAAGCGGACGGGATGTCGACGACAAGCTCGCCGACCTCGACACACGGACAGGCATCACCGGCATCCCGATGCTCAGCAATGTCCTGGGCGCATTCGAATGCCGGGTGATCAATGCAATGGATGCCGGAGCGGCGACGTTCTTCCTGGCCGACGTGGTCGACGTGGAGACCGGTGCGCCCGGCGAGGTGATGACGAGCACACATTTCCGATCGCATGCACCGGAAGACCTCCTGGAGGACTACGAGTCGCGACTCCAGTACGCACAGAGTCTGCTCGAGCCGTTGTCGGCGGTGAGGCCGGCACGGGAATGGGATGGGGGTAACGTCGCACCCTGA